One window of the Daphnia pulex isolate KAP4 chromosome 8, ASM2113471v1 genome contains the following:
- the LOC124201110 gene encoding cleavage and polyadenylation specificity factor subunit 6-like isoform X1 gives MADVPDIDLYADDLGDDFHGDGDEQIGDGVDLYDDVLTSSTSIKQELNGKEKISTLSSHITSSSLHGSSSLIGTPLQLHGSNSSSQSKRIQLYVGNLTWWTTDADVENAISAIGVQDLVEVRFHENRANGQSKGFCVITVGSEISARQCMDKLPKKDLHGQTPIVTFTSKQALNQFEAQSKSRPSRQSSPPRSTGSAPSGVPSLTVGLLGPPPMNGPPPRMMMGPSASSSGPPPLTSLSLPPPPSVRGPPTPGGIPVPPPTHHLLPHPVMSPTVVPRGPPPGMGMRGPPPGMDMNPHRIPPPGNGRPEWANIVQQPAPHVNPAFFPPPVAAPPPGFPPPIGPPPPFITDNRPPHTNEPPNVSEAEFEEVMGRNRTVSSSAIARAVADASTGDYASAIETLVTAISLIKQSKVAHDERCKILVSSLQDTLHGIEAKSYGSRRERSRSRDRERRRRRSRSRERERPSERDRDRDRERDRERERERERDYVERPRERERDRDRSRSHERDYREVRNPRNYEERYSSHEESRRGDYGGGGGGGSGRGGGSDRDKDRERDGGGGSMRGGRGGDPGMDRERELRSRDDRESRSMRH, from the exons ATGGCTGACGTGCCTGATATTGACTTGTATGCCGACGATCTTGGTGATGATTTTCATGGT GATGGTGACGAACAAATTGGCGATGGCGTTGACTTGTATGATGACGTCTTGACATCTTCAACGAGCATCAAGCAGGAACTAAATGGAAAGGAGAAGATCTCAACGCTATCTTCTCATATCACATCCAGCTCTCTACATGGTTCATCTTCATTGATCGGAACTCCACTTCAGCTTCATGGCAGCAACAGCTCATCACAATCCAAAAGGATCCAGTTGTACGTGGGCAATCTGACGTGG TGGACCACAGATGCCGACGTGGAGAATGCAATCAGCGCGATTGGCGTCCAAGACCTGGTGGAGGTGCGATTTCATGAAAACCGAGCCAACGGCCAGTCGAAAGGCTTCTGCGTCATCACCGTCGGTTCCGAGATCAGCGCTCGTCAATGCATGGACAAACTTCCCAAAAAGGATCTGCACGGACAGACGCCCATCGTCACCTTCACATCCAAACAGGCGCTCAATCAG ttTGAGGCGCAGTCAAAGAGCCGCCCATCTAGACAATCAAGTCCTCCGCGGAGTACCGGTTCTGCTCCATCCGGAGTTCCGTCGCTAACAGTCGGATTACTCGGACCTCCTCCAATGAATGGGCCTCCTCCTAGGATGATGATGGGTCCGTCAGCTTCTTCATCCGGACCCCCACCTTTAACGAGTCTCTCATTACCTCCGCCACCTTCAGTTCGTGGTCCACCGACACCCGGAGGCATTCCCGTTCCGCCACCGACGCATCACCTTCTTCCACATCCGGTCATGTCACCTACGGTCGTACCGCGAGGTCCACCACCCGGCATGGGGATGCGTGGGCCTCCGCCCGGAATGGATATGAATCCTCATCGTATTCCGCCTCCTGGCAACGGCCGGCCAGAATGGGCCAACATAGTCCAGCAGCCAGCTCCTCACGTCAATCCGGCATTCTTCCCTCCGCCCGTTGCGGCACCTCCGCCTGGATTCCCTCCACCGATcggcccaccaccaccattcaTCACTGATAATCGGCCACCGCACACCAATGAGCCGCCAAACGTCAGTGAAGCCGAATTCGAGGAAGTGATGGGCCGCAACCGAacagtttcttcttccgccATTGCTCGAGCTGTTGCGGATGCCTCAACTG GTGATTACGCCAGTGCAATCGAGACGCTAGTAACGGCCATTTCGCTCATCAAACAGTCAAAAGTGGCGCATGATGAGCGCTGCAAGATCCTGGTGTCTTCCTTGCAAGATACGTTGCACGGCATTGAGGCCAAGAGCTACGGATCACGAAGAG AACGATCCCGGTCGAGAGATCGCGAAAGGAGGAGAAGACGTTCACGCAGTCGGGAGCGCGAGAGGCCCAGTGAACGGGACCGGGACAGAGACCGTGAAAGGGATAGAGAAAGGGAACGCGAGCGTGAAAGGGACTACGTTGAACGTCCAAGGGAGAGAGAGCGTGACCGAGACCGCTCTCGAAGTCACGAGCGAGACTACCGAGAAGTGCGTAACCCGCGAAATTACGAAGAACGTTACTCTTCGCACGAAGAGTCCAGGCGAGGAGATTacggcggcggaggaggtggtggcaGTGGTCGCGGTGGAGGATCTGATCGAGACAAGGACCGTGAAAGAGATGGTGGAGGCGGAAGTATGCGAGGCGGACGAGGCGGCGATCCAGGGATGGATCGGGAACGTGAACTACGTTCTCGTGACGACAGGGAATCCCGGAGCATGAGACACTAG
- the LOC124201110 gene encoding cleavage and polyadenylation specificity factor subunit 6-like isoform X3 — protein MTISATYYNNRWRPCAGTSLMMTRKRNCTLAYTHYKLRGCVKWTTDADVENAISAIGVQDLVEVRFHENRANGQSKGFCVITVGSEISARQCMDKLPKKDLHGQTPIVTFTSKQALNQFEAQSKSRPSRQSSPPRSTGSAPSGVPSLTVGLLGPPPMNGPPPRMMMGPSASSSGPPPLTSLSLPPPPSVRGPPTPGGIPVPPPTHHLLPHPVMSPTVVPRGPPPGMGMRGPPPGMDMNPHRIPPPGNGRPEWANIVQQPAPHVNPAFFPPPVAAPPPGFPPPIGPPPPFITDNRPPHTNEPPNVSEAEFEEVMGRNRTVSSSAIARAVADASTGDYASAIETLVTAISLIKQSKVAHDERCKILVSSLQDTLHGIEAKSYGSRRERSRSRDRERRRRRSRSRERERPSERDRDRDRERDRERERERERDYVERPRERERDRDRSRSHERDYREVRNPRNYEERYSSHEESRRGDYGGGGGGGSGRGGGSDRDKDRERDGGGGSMRGGRGGDPGMDRERELRSRDDRESRSMRH, from the exons ATGACAATCTCAGCCACGTATTATAACAACCGCTGGCGCCCATGTGCAGGAACATCTTTGATgatgacaagaaaaagaaactgcacTCTGGCATACACTCACTACAAATTGCGCGGCTGTGTAAAG TGGACCACAGATGCCGACGTGGAGAATGCAATCAGCGCGATTGGCGTCCAAGACCTGGTGGAGGTGCGATTTCATGAAAACCGAGCCAACGGCCAGTCGAAAGGCTTCTGCGTCATCACCGTCGGTTCCGAGATCAGCGCTCGTCAATGCATGGACAAACTTCCCAAAAAGGATCTGCACGGACAGACGCCCATCGTCACCTTCACATCCAAACAGGCGCTCAATCAG ttTGAGGCGCAGTCAAAGAGCCGCCCATCTAGACAATCAAGTCCTCCGCGGAGTACCGGTTCTGCTCCATCCGGAGTTCCGTCGCTAACAGTCGGATTACTCGGACCTCCTCCAATGAATGGGCCTCCTCCTAGGATGATGATGGGTCCGTCAGCTTCTTCATCCGGACCCCCACCTTTAACGAGTCTCTCATTACCTCCGCCACCTTCAGTTCGTGGTCCACCGACACCCGGAGGCATTCCCGTTCCGCCACCGACGCATCACCTTCTTCCACATCCGGTCATGTCACCTACGGTCGTACCGCGAGGTCCACCACCCGGCATGGGGATGCGTGGGCCTCCGCCCGGAATGGATATGAATCCTCATCGTATTCCGCCTCCTGGCAACGGCCGGCCAGAATGGGCCAACATAGTCCAGCAGCCAGCTCCTCACGTCAATCCGGCATTCTTCCCTCCGCCCGTTGCGGCACCTCCGCCTGGATTCCCTCCACCGATcggcccaccaccaccattcaTCACTGATAATCGGCCACCGCACACCAATGAGCCGCCAAACGTCAGTGAAGCCGAATTCGAGGAAGTGATGGGCCGCAACCGAacagtttcttcttccgccATTGCTCGAGCTGTTGCGGATGCCTCAACTG GTGATTACGCCAGTGCAATCGAGACGCTAGTAACGGCCATTTCGCTCATCAAACAGTCAAAAGTGGCGCATGATGAGCGCTGCAAGATCCTGGTGTCTTCCTTGCAAGATACGTTGCACGGCATTGAGGCCAAGAGCTACGGATCACGAAGAG AACGATCCCGGTCGAGAGATCGCGAAAGGAGGAGAAGACGTTCACGCAGTCGGGAGCGCGAGAGGCCCAGTGAACGGGACCGGGACAGAGACCGTGAAAGGGATAGAGAAAGGGAACGCGAGCGTGAAAGGGACTACGTTGAACGTCCAAGGGAGAGAGAGCGTGACCGAGACCGCTCTCGAAGTCACGAGCGAGACTACCGAGAAGTGCGTAACCCGCGAAATTACGAAGAACGTTACTCTTCGCACGAAGAGTCCAGGCGAGGAGATTacggcggcggaggaggtggtggcaGTGGTCGCGGTGGAGGATCTGATCGAGACAAGGACCGTGAAAGAGATGGTGGAGGCGGAAGTATGCGAGGCGGACGAGGCGGCGATCCAGGGATGGATCGGGAACGTGAACTACGTTCTCGTGACGACAGGGAATCCCGGAGCATGAGACACTAG
- the LOC124201110 gene encoding cleavage and polyadenylation specificity factor subunit 6-like isoform X2, with protein MTISATYYNNRWRPCAGTSLMMTRKRNCTLAYTHYKLRGCVKVPDQNIFYLTNTIMWTTDADVENAISAIGVQDLVEVRFHENRANGQSKGFCVITVGSEISARQCMDKLPKKDLHGQTPIVTFTSKQALNQFEAQSKSRPSRQSSPPRSTGSAPSGVPSLTVGLLGPPPMNGPPPRMMMGPSASSSGPPPLTSLSLPPPPSVRGPPTPGGIPVPPPTHHLLPHPVMSPTVVPRGPPPGMGMRGPPPGMDMNPHRIPPPGNGRPEWANIVQQPAPHVNPAFFPPPVAAPPPGFPPPIGPPPPFITDNRPPHTNEPPNVSEAEFEEVMGRNRTVSSSAIARAVADASTGDYASAIETLVTAISLIKQSKVAHDERCKILVSSLQDTLHGIEAKSYGSRRERSRSRDRERRRRRSRSRERERPSERDRDRDRERDRERERERERDYVERPRERERDRDRSRSHERDYREVRNPRNYEERYSSHEESRRGDYGGGGGGGSGRGGGSDRDKDRERDGGGGSMRGGRGGDPGMDRERELRSRDDRESRSMRH; from the exons ATGACAATCTCAGCCACGTATTATAACAACCGCTGGCGCCCATGTGCAGGAACATCTTTGATgatgacaagaaaaagaaactgcacTCTGGCATACACTCACTACAAATTGCGCGGCTGTGTAAAGGTGCCCGATCAAAATATCTTTTATTTGACCAATACAATTATG TGGACCACAGATGCCGACGTGGAGAATGCAATCAGCGCGATTGGCGTCCAAGACCTGGTGGAGGTGCGATTTCATGAAAACCGAGCCAACGGCCAGTCGAAAGGCTTCTGCGTCATCACCGTCGGTTCCGAGATCAGCGCTCGTCAATGCATGGACAAACTTCCCAAAAAGGATCTGCACGGACAGACGCCCATCGTCACCTTCACATCCAAACAGGCGCTCAATCAG ttTGAGGCGCAGTCAAAGAGCCGCCCATCTAGACAATCAAGTCCTCCGCGGAGTACCGGTTCTGCTCCATCCGGAGTTCCGTCGCTAACAGTCGGATTACTCGGACCTCCTCCAATGAATGGGCCTCCTCCTAGGATGATGATGGGTCCGTCAGCTTCTTCATCCGGACCCCCACCTTTAACGAGTCTCTCATTACCTCCGCCACCTTCAGTTCGTGGTCCACCGACACCCGGAGGCATTCCCGTTCCGCCACCGACGCATCACCTTCTTCCACATCCGGTCATGTCACCTACGGTCGTACCGCGAGGTCCACCACCCGGCATGGGGATGCGTGGGCCTCCGCCCGGAATGGATATGAATCCTCATCGTATTCCGCCTCCTGGCAACGGCCGGCCAGAATGGGCCAACATAGTCCAGCAGCCAGCTCCTCACGTCAATCCGGCATTCTTCCCTCCGCCCGTTGCGGCACCTCCGCCTGGATTCCCTCCACCGATcggcccaccaccaccattcaTCACTGATAATCGGCCACCGCACACCAATGAGCCGCCAAACGTCAGTGAAGCCGAATTCGAGGAAGTGATGGGCCGCAACCGAacagtttcttcttccgccATTGCTCGAGCTGTTGCGGATGCCTCAACTG GTGATTACGCCAGTGCAATCGAGACGCTAGTAACGGCCATTTCGCTCATCAAACAGTCAAAAGTGGCGCATGATGAGCGCTGCAAGATCCTGGTGTCTTCCTTGCAAGATACGTTGCACGGCATTGAGGCCAAGAGCTACGGATCACGAAGAG AACGATCCCGGTCGAGAGATCGCGAAAGGAGGAGAAGACGTTCACGCAGTCGGGAGCGCGAGAGGCCCAGTGAACGGGACCGGGACAGAGACCGTGAAAGGGATAGAGAAAGGGAACGCGAGCGTGAAAGGGACTACGTTGAACGTCCAAGGGAGAGAGAGCGTGACCGAGACCGCTCTCGAAGTCACGAGCGAGACTACCGAGAAGTGCGTAACCCGCGAAATTACGAAGAACGTTACTCTTCGCACGAAGAGTCCAGGCGAGGAGATTacggcggcggaggaggtggtggcaGTGGTCGCGGTGGAGGATCTGATCGAGACAAGGACCGTGAAAGAGATGGTGGAGGCGGAAGTATGCGAGGCGGACGAGGCGGCGATCCAGGGATGGATCGGGAACGTGAACTACGTTCTCGTGACGACAGGGAATCCCGGAGCATGAGACACTAG
- the LOC124201111 gene encoding RNA-binding protein 1-like: MSSRHQDWDPRCKVYVGNLGSNAARGEIEEAFSKYGTLRNVWVARNPPGFAFVEFEDPRDAEDAVRALDGVRLCGARVKVEMSTGKRRSNGFGGDRGGRGGDRRGGGGPPARRGGGYSPRRSRSRSRDRFRDRKASRSVSRDRVRRDSRSRSRSPSYSKYAD, translated from the exons ATGTCGTCCCGCCATCAAGACTGGGATCCGCGTTGTAAAGTCTATGTTGGCAATCTAGGCTCTAACGCGGCCAGAGGCGAGATCGAAGAAGCCTTCAGCAAGTACGGCACACTGAGAAATGTCTGGGTAGCAAGAAATCCCCCTGGCTTTGCCTTTGTTGAATTTGAAGACCCGAGAGATGCAGAGGATGCAGTTCGTGCCCTTGATGGAGT GCGTTTATGTGGTGCCAGAGTGAAGGTGGAAATGTCTACAGGCAAGAGGAGAAGTAATGGCTTTGGTGGAGACCGTGGTGGACGTGGTGGAGACCGCAGAGGAGGTGGTGGGCCTCCAGCAAGGAGAGGTGGTGGATACTCACCCAGACGATCACGTTCACGCAGTCGTGATCGTTTCCGCGACAGGAAAGCCTCTCGATCAGTCTCTCGCGACCGAGTTCGCAG GGACTCACGCAGTCGTTCACGTTCCCCCAGCTACAGCAAGTATGCCGATTAA
- the LOC124201109 gene encoding protein UBASH3A homolog — protein sequence MAELPPRKNATPTKLTKLLISPLQVLLQMGFPKHRAEKALAATGYRNVQLASDWLLAHVNDPTLDDQQPREYLLYLCPAGYLQSQLQEFWARSVRECGRNGAHEFLPHVTLVPPFKVPDSSVPSIVSLLERITEHESHPIPELRLETYISQNFMGFFLNQDSAEVIKVMASRFARELAQINVAAEAHTQALHLTLAYNFPSGQFSTLEYLVRALNPNNGYSHWQLRLYSRDIRLSGKKVYKVVFPHVPRETDELELLLGDFVYVDPEACNNSIDGWIEGISWLTGCSGFLPKNYVEKTAESDAWTLHKSVELNPSADDLDEIDGISASSDQARRLLSQVSPELGSNSGKSSPTVRQEISPPRGVAVRPTELSKCTENYVNSDLDMAGLSPVVERPLAFKQGPRRLFIVRHGERVDFTFGTWIPYCFDESGKYVRKDLNMPLSVPKRQGSPESFFKDCPLTILGETQAGLLGQALRSAGESNKIQHVYCSPSLRSLQTCQNILKGLEIEQSIPISLEPGLFEWLAWYQDSMPQFLTPSEMLDAGFRLREQHQYFIDFSELCDRRESAEQYYMRSHYVTQCALRCTEHIGGDVLLIGHASTLDACSRQLVGGLPRSAQELSRIVHRIPYCSLAAVQQQQQQQCPEEPADDSAEEIGSKPRWKLIEPPVPPMTYSANLRFDWQTLLP from the exons ATGGCTGAACTACCACCCAGAAAGAATGCAACTCCGACAAAATTGACAAAGCTGTTGATCTCACCTCTGCAGGTTCTCCTGCAGATGGGTTTTCCAAAACACAGAGC GGAAAAAGCCCTCGCTGCAACTGGATACAGAAATGTTCAGTTAGCATCAGACTGGTTGCTGGCCCATGTGAACGACCCCACCTTAGATGACCAACAGCCTAGAGAGTATCTTCTTTACCTGTGTCCGGCTGGCTATCTGCAAAGTCAATTGCAGGAATTTTGGGCCAGATCAGTTCGAGAGTGTGGCAGAAACGGTGCTCATGAGTTCCTACCCCATGTCACTCTAGTTCCCCCTTTCAAG GTACCTGACAGCAGTGTCCCCAGCATTGTGAGCCTCCTGGAGAGGATTACAGAGCATGAGAGCCACCCCATTCCTGAATTAAGACTAGAGACCTACATTTCACAAAACTTTATGGGCTTCTTCCTCAATCAAGACTCTGCTGAAGTCATCAAAGTCATGGCTTCTCGGTTTGCTAGGGAACTAGCGCAAATCA ACGTTGCAGCGGAAGCCCACACACAAGCCCTTCACCTGACGTTGGCATACAATTTTCCATCTGGTCAATTCAGCACACTGGAATATCTTGTTAGAGCTCTGAATCCCAACAATGGCTATTCTCATTGGCAACTACGACTTTACTCGAGAGATATCCGCCTTTCAGGGAAGAAAGTCTACAAGGTCGTCTTCCCGCACGTTCCCCGTGAAACGGACGAACTGGAATTGCTCCTGGGCGATTTTGTTTACGTCGATCCTGAAGCCTGTAATAATTCCATCGACGGGTGGATCGAAGGCATCTCCTGGCTTACTG GTTGTTCGGGTTTTCTGCCAAAGAATTATGTCGAGAAAACTGCCGAATCGGACGCCTGGACCCTGCACAA GAGTGTGGAGTTGAATCCATCCGCTGACGACTTGGACGAAATCGACGGAATTTCAGCATCAAGCGATCAAGCCCGGAGATTGTTGAGTCAAGTGTCGCCGGAATTGGGTTCTAACAGCGGCAAAAGTTCACCCACCGTTCGCCAGGAAATTAGTCCACCAAGAGGGGTGGCCGTTCGACCAACAGAGCTTTCAAAATGTACGGAAAACTACGTCAATTCCGATTTAGATATGGCCGGATTGTCTCCTGTGGTTGAACGGCCTCTAGCCTTCAAACAGGGTCCTCGACGGTTGTTTATAGTCCGCCACGGAGAAAGGGTCGATTTTACATTTGGCACCTGGATTCCTTACTGCTTCGATGAATCAG GTAAATACGTCCGTAAGGATCTGAACATGCCTCTGAGCGTTCCCAAACGTCAGGGATCGCCCGAGTCTTTCTTCAAGGATTGCCCGTTGACTATCCTGGGAGAAACGCAAGCTGGACTTTTAGGCCAAGCTTTACGCTCTGCTGGCGAATCCAACAAGATCCAGCACGTCTACTGCTCTCCTTCGCTTCGCTCGCTGCAAACGTGCCAGAACATTCTGAAAGGCCTGGAGATTGAGCAGTCGATCCCGATTAGTTTGGAGCCGGGATTGTTCGAGTGGCTGGCCTGGTATCAGGACTCGATGCCGCAGTTTCTCACACCTTCGGAGATGCTGGACGCCGGCTTCCGTCTCCGCGAGCAGCACCAGTACTTTATCGACTTTAGCGAGCTTTGCGACCGGCGTGAGTCAGCTGAACAGTATTACATGCGCTCGCATTACGTCACCCAGTGCGCCCTCCGCTGCACTGAGCACATCG GTGGAGACGTTCTCCTGATCGGACATGCCTCGACGCTGGATGCCTGTTCCAGACAGCTGGTGGGTGGATTACCGCGATCGGCTCAGGAGTTATCGAGAATCGTCCACCGGATCCCTTACTGCAGTTTGGCcgccgtccagcagcagcagcagcaacagtgtCCAGAAGAGCCGGCCGATGATTCAGCCGAGGAAATTGGTAGTAAGCCCCGTTGGAAATTAATCGAGCCACCTGTCCCTCCTATGACTTATTCCGCCAATTTACGTTTTGATTGGCAAACTTTGCTTCCATGA
- the LOC124200665 gene encoding cAMP-dependent protein kinase catalytic subunit PRKX-like: MASSKVARRRQGSLGLPKDSPPPPTVNGAASPSQSLDNLEMIKTIGTGTFGRVVLCREKSTREYWALKILAIADVIRLKQVQHVQNEKNILLSVNHPFIVNMVWTHHDQSFLYMLFDYVCGGELFSYLRNAGRFSSSTGNFYTCEIVCALDYLHTQNVVYRDLKPENLLLDRDGHLKITDFGFAKKLTDRTWTLCGTPEYLAPEIIQSKGHNKAVDWWALGILIYEMLAGYPPFFDDNPFGIYEKILAGKIDWPRHMDPIAKDLVKKLLVQDRTKRLGNMKNGADDVKRHRWFKGLDWDEVFYRKLKPPIVPKVSYDGDTCNFDEYPEADWQRTPCVTEKDYKLFESF; encoded by the exons atggctTCGTCAAAAGTAGCTCGACGGAGACAGGGAAGTCTCGGCCTGCCCAAAGATTCGCCGCCACCACCGACCGTCAACGGCGCCGCCTCACCAAGTCAAAGTCTCGACAATCTCGAAATGATCAAGACGATCG GAACCGGAACGTTCGGACGAGTTGTGCTGTGCCGTGAAAAGAGCACGCGGGAGTATTGGGCGCTCAAGATCCTGGCCATCGCCGACGTCATCCGACTCAAACAAGTCCAGCACGTCCAGAACGAGAAAAACATTCTGCTCAGCGTGAATCATCCCTTCATCGTCAACAT GGTGTGGACTCATCACGACCAATCGTTTCTCTACATGCTGTTCGACTACGTCTGCGGCGGcgaattgttttcttatttgcgCAACGCCGGACGATTCAGCAGTTCCACag GCAATTTCTACACGTGCGAAATCGTTTGCGCCCTCGACTACCTTCACACGCAGAACGTCGTTTACCGGGACCTGAAACCGGAGAATCTCCTCCTCGACCGCGACGGACATTTGAAAATCACCGATTTTGGTTTCGCAAAGAAACTCACCGACag GACGTGGACGTTGTGCGGGACTCCCGAATATCTGGCGCCGGAGATCATTCAATCTAAAGGCCACAACAAAGCAGTCGACTGGTGGGCGCTAG GAATTCTCATCTACGAAATGTTGGCCGGTTACCCGCCGTTCTTTGACGACAACCCGTTTGGAATCTACGAAAAGATCCTTGCCGGTAAAATCGATTGGCCCAGGCACATGGATCCTATCGCCAAGGATCTGGTGAAGAAACTTTTAGTCCAGGATCGAACTAAACGCCTCGGcaacatgaag AATGGGGCGGATGATGTCAAACGCCACCGGTGGTTCAAGGGACTCGACTGGGATGAAGTTTTCTACCGGAAACTCAAG CCACCCATCGTGCCCAAAGTCAGCTACGATGGTGACACCTGCAATTTTGACGAATACCCCGAAGCGGATTGGCAGCGGACACCTTGCGTCACTGAAAAAGATTACAAACTCTTCGAGAGCttctaa